The Takifugu rubripes chromosome 7, fTakRub1.2, whole genome shotgun sequence genome has a segment encoding these proteins:
- the oxr1a gene encoding oxidation resistance protein 1a isoform X3, with protein MFSTKRLKKKSQSVDIASQGFSPTLLPASPLNRVAPPVAKATAGLGVQDNNTTNSQHRSPRCGELKRGYTIDTGQKKTPEKKDGRRMSFQRPKGTIEYSVESRDTLNSISLKFDTTPNKLVQLNKLFSRAVVPGQVLYVPDPEYVSSVGSSPSLSPVSPLSPSCSEADLEKVTDSDGPSRQDSVQPPVFPALRKSRVVSSTSEEEEALTEKFLKINCKYITDGKGAVSGVLLVTPNNIMFDPHRMDPMVQAHGCEEYGIMCPLEEVQSAAIYKEITDPKIRETVPDDLEPLPPERHPSQQKDPEHRLRDSGANDSGSTAPRSTEGSVSEDVFTESELSPIREEEQASNEDLRLDKSSGTSTESVLTITQVESAAKAPDGAGSSASQAEEPALTIPEDNPPDTATKNKSQSPLGSKQHSEERPPSTPTTTSSTSQGQDPSGSTSRPGSQSLATPDATATTLVSVSPKEEANDRSDVPKTDNMQQDKEEKENMEETPKQNSAEGTGCAEKKQPRSHKFLCLRVGKPMKKTFVSNASASMQQYAQQGKKHEYWFAVPQERSDHLYVFFMQWSPDMYGEGVRGMEQEPGFMVVKKNEVSESAEDEPITDLNVKEWEITTKEEVNSQHGPSIKAELEPETFKPNLKESSDLLEADQIEKLAKNLPPRTIGYPWTLAFSTSKHGMSIKTLYRAMQSQDTPVLMVIKDSDGQVFGALASEPFKVSDGFYGTGETFLFTFNPEFEVYRWTGDNMFFIKGDMDSLAFGGGSGEFGLWLDGDLYHGRSHSCKTFGNPMLSKKEDFYVQDIEIWTFE; from the exons ATACCGGCCAGAAGAAGACTCCAGAAAAGAAGGATGGGAGACGCATGTCCTTCCAGAGACCCAAAGGGACCATTGAATATTCA GTGGAATCGAGGGACACGTTGAACAGCATCTCACTCAAGTTTGACACGACACCCAACAAGCTGGTCCAGCTGAACAAGCTGTTCTCCAGAGCTGTGGTGCCTGGCCAG GTTCTGTACGTTCCTGATCCTGAGTACGTCTCCAGTGTTGGAAGCTCCCCTTCCCTCAGTCCCGTCagccccctctctccctcctgctcagAAGCCGATTTAGAGAAGGTGACG GACTCCGATGGCCCGTCCAGACAAGACAGCGTCCAGCCTCCTGTGTTCCCGGCCCTGCGCAAGTCCAGAGTGGTGTCGTCCACCtccgaagaggaggaggctctCACAGAGAAGTTCCTCAAGATAAACTGCAAATACATCACCGATGGCAAG GGTGCAGTTAGTGGGGTGTTGCTGGTCACACCCAACAACATCATGTTTGACCCTCACCGGATGGACCCCATGGTTCAGGCCCACGGGTGCGAGGAGTACGGCATCATGTgtcctctggaggaggtgcagtcTGCCGCCATCTACAAAGAGATCACTGACCCCAAGATCAGAGAGACTGTGCCAGa TGATCTCGAGCCTCTGCCTCCTGAGCGACATCCCTCTCAGCAGAAAGACCCGGAGCATCGCCTGAGGGACTCCGGGGCCAACGACAGCGGCAGCACGGCTCCGCGTAGTACTGAAGGCTCCGTCTCTGAAGACGTCTTCACCGAGTCTGAGCTGTCCCCCATccgggaggaggagcaggcgtcTAATGAGGACCTCCGCCTGGACAAGTCCTCTGGCACATCCACGGAGTCCGTGCTAACCATCACACAGGTGGAGTCTGCCGCAAAGGCCCCAGATGGTGCCGGTAGCTCCGCCAGCCAAGCGGAGGAACCTGCGCTAACAATACCAGAGGACAATCCACCAGACACTGccacaaaaaataaaagccaatcCCCCTTGGGATCAAAGCAGCACAGTGAAGAGAGGCCGCCAAGCACACCAACGACCACCAGCAGCACTAGCCAGGGCCAGGATCCCAGCGGCAGCACCTCACGTCCAGGGTCCCAAAGCTTGGCCACCCCTGATGCCACGGCTACCACCTTAGTCTCAGTCAGTCCAAAAGAGGAAGCCAACGACAGGTCGGATGTCCCCAAAACAGACAATATGCAacaagacaaagaggaaaaggagaacatggaggagacaCCAAAGCAGAACTCTGCAGAGG GTACCGGCTGTGCAGAGAAGAAGCAGCCTCGCTCTCACAAGTTTCTATGTCTGCGGGTGGGGAAGCCCATGAAGAAGACCTTTGTCTCCAACGCCAGTGCCTCCATGCAGCAGTACGCCCAGCAGGGCAAGAAGCACGAGTACTGGTTCGCTGTGCCGCAGGAGAG GTCAGACCACCTTTACGTCTTCTTCATGCAGTGGAGCCCTGACATGTACGGTGAGGGCGTCAGAGGGATGGAACAGGAACCTGGCTTTATGGTTGTCAAGAAGAATGAGGTGTCCGAGTCAGCCGAGGACGAGCCCATTACTGATCTCAATGTTAAGGAATGGGAG attacCACCAAAGAAGAGGTTAATTCTCAGCATGGCCCATCAATCAAGGCAGAGTTGGAGCCAGAAACATTCAAACCCAACCTCAAAGAATCCAGTGATCTTCTGGAGGCCGACCAGATAGAGAAG CTCGCCAAGAATCTCCCTCCGCGGACAATCGGCTACCCGTGGACGCTGGCTTTCAGCACCTCGAAGCACGGCATGAGCATTAAGACGCTGTACAGAGCGATGCAGAGCCAGGACACGCCGGTGCTCATGGTCATCAAGGACAGCGACGGCCAG GTGTTTGGTGCGTTGGCATCGGAGCCCTTTAAAGTCAGCGATGGGTTTTACGGCACAGGAGAGACCTTCCTATTCACCTTTAACCCAGAGTTTGAG GTGTACAGATGGACAGGCGACAACATGTTCTTCATCAAGGGAGACATGGACTCATTAGCATTCGGTGGAGGAAG CGGCGAGTTCGGCCTGTGGCTGGACGGCGACCTCTACCACGGCAGGAGTCACTCCTGTAAGACATTCGGGAACCCCATGCTCTCAAAAAAGGAGGACTTCTACGTGCAGGACATCGAAATCTGGACTTTTGAGTAA
- the oxr1a gene encoding oxidation resistance protein 1a isoform X1, translating to MFSTKRLKKKSQSVDIASQGFSPTLLPASPLNRVAPPVAKATAGLGVQDNNTTNSQHRSPRCGELKRGYTIDTGQKKTPEKKDGRRMSFQRPKGTIEYSVESRDTLNSISLKFDTTPNKLVQLNKLFSRAVVPGQVLYVPDPEYVSSVGSSPSLSPVSPLSPSCSEADLEKVTDSDGPSRQDSVQPPVFPALRKSRVVSSTSEEEEALTEKFLKINCKYITDGKGAVSGVLLVTPNNIMFDPHRMDPMVQAHGCEEYGIMCPLEEVQSAAIYKEITDPKIRETVPDDLEPLPPERHPSQQKDPEHRLRDSGANDSGSTAPRSTEGSVSEDVFTESELSPIREEEQASNEDLRLDKSSGTSTESVLTITQVESAAKAPDGAGSSASQAEEPALTIPEDNPPDTATKNKSQSPLGSKQHSEERPPSTPTTTSSTSQGQDPSGSTSRPGSQSLATPDATATTLVSVSPKEEANDRSDVPKTDNMQQDKEEKENMEETPKQNSAEGTGCAEKKQPRSHKFLCLRVGKPMKKTFVSNASASMQQYAQQGKKHEYWFAVPQERSDHLYVFFMQWSPDMYGEGVRGMEQEPGFMVVKKNEVSESAEDEPITDLNVKEWEVVSLTEYHRRIDALNSEDLRSLCKRLQITTKEEVNSQHGPSIKAELEPETFKPNLKESSDLLEADQIEKLAKNLPPRTIGYPWTLAFSTSKHGMSIKTLYRAMQSQDTPVLMVIKDSDGQVFGALASEPFKVSDGFYGTGETFLFTFNPEFEVYRWTGDNMFFIKGDMDSLAFGGGSGEFGLWLDGDLYHGRSHSCKTFGNPMLSKKEDFYVQDIEIWTFE from the exons ATACCGGCCAGAAGAAGACTCCAGAAAAGAAGGATGGGAGACGCATGTCCTTCCAGAGACCCAAAGGGACCATTGAATATTCA GTGGAATCGAGGGACACGTTGAACAGCATCTCACTCAAGTTTGACACGACACCCAACAAGCTGGTCCAGCTGAACAAGCTGTTCTCCAGAGCTGTGGTGCCTGGCCAG GTTCTGTACGTTCCTGATCCTGAGTACGTCTCCAGTGTTGGAAGCTCCCCTTCCCTCAGTCCCGTCagccccctctctccctcctgctcagAAGCCGATTTAGAGAAGGTGACG GACTCCGATGGCCCGTCCAGACAAGACAGCGTCCAGCCTCCTGTGTTCCCGGCCCTGCGCAAGTCCAGAGTGGTGTCGTCCACCtccgaagaggaggaggctctCACAGAGAAGTTCCTCAAGATAAACTGCAAATACATCACCGATGGCAAG GGTGCAGTTAGTGGGGTGTTGCTGGTCACACCCAACAACATCATGTTTGACCCTCACCGGATGGACCCCATGGTTCAGGCCCACGGGTGCGAGGAGTACGGCATCATGTgtcctctggaggaggtgcagtcTGCCGCCATCTACAAAGAGATCACTGACCCCAAGATCAGAGAGACTGTGCCAGa TGATCTCGAGCCTCTGCCTCCTGAGCGACATCCCTCTCAGCAGAAAGACCCGGAGCATCGCCTGAGGGACTCCGGGGCCAACGACAGCGGCAGCACGGCTCCGCGTAGTACTGAAGGCTCCGTCTCTGAAGACGTCTTCACCGAGTCTGAGCTGTCCCCCATccgggaggaggagcaggcgtcTAATGAGGACCTCCGCCTGGACAAGTCCTCTGGCACATCCACGGAGTCCGTGCTAACCATCACACAGGTGGAGTCTGCCGCAAAGGCCCCAGATGGTGCCGGTAGCTCCGCCAGCCAAGCGGAGGAACCTGCGCTAACAATACCAGAGGACAATCCACCAGACACTGccacaaaaaataaaagccaatcCCCCTTGGGATCAAAGCAGCACAGTGAAGAGAGGCCGCCAAGCACACCAACGACCACCAGCAGCACTAGCCAGGGCCAGGATCCCAGCGGCAGCACCTCACGTCCAGGGTCCCAAAGCTTGGCCACCCCTGATGCCACGGCTACCACCTTAGTCTCAGTCAGTCCAAAAGAGGAAGCCAACGACAGGTCGGATGTCCCCAAAACAGACAATATGCAacaagacaaagaggaaaaggagaacatggaggagacaCCAAAGCAGAACTCTGCAGAGG GTACCGGCTGTGCAGAGAAGAAGCAGCCTCGCTCTCACAAGTTTCTATGTCTGCGGGTGGGGAAGCCCATGAAGAAGACCTTTGTCTCCAACGCCAGTGCCTCCATGCAGCAGTACGCCCAGCAGGGCAAGAAGCACGAGTACTGGTTCGCTGTGCCGCAGGAGAG GTCAGACCACCTTTACGTCTTCTTCATGCAGTGGAGCCCTGACATGTACGGTGAGGGCGTCAGAGGGATGGAACAGGAACCTGGCTTTATGGTTGTCAAGAAGAATGAGGTGTCCGAGTCAGCCGAGGACGAGCCCATTACTGATCTCAATGTTAAGGAATGGGAG GTAGTGTCTCTGACGGAGTACCACCGTCGGATCGATGCGCTTAACAGTGAAGATCTGCGCTCGCTCTGCAAACGACTCCAG attacCACCAAAGAAGAGGTTAATTCTCAGCATGGCCCATCAATCAAGGCAGAGTTGGAGCCAGAAACATTCAAACCCAACCTCAAAGAATCCAGTGATCTTCTGGAGGCCGACCAGATAGAGAAG CTCGCCAAGAATCTCCCTCCGCGGACAATCGGCTACCCGTGGACGCTGGCTTTCAGCACCTCGAAGCACGGCATGAGCATTAAGACGCTGTACAGAGCGATGCAGAGCCAGGACACGCCGGTGCTCATGGTCATCAAGGACAGCGACGGCCAG GTGTTTGGTGCGTTGGCATCGGAGCCCTTTAAAGTCAGCGATGGGTTTTACGGCACAGGAGAGACCTTCCTATTCACCTTTAACCCAGAGTTTGAG GTGTACAGATGGACAGGCGACAACATGTTCTTCATCAAGGGAGACATGGACTCATTAGCATTCGGTGGAGGAAG CGGCGAGTTCGGCCTGTGGCTGGACGGCGACCTCTACCACGGCAGGAGTCACTCCTGTAAGACATTCGGGAACCCCATGCTCTCAAAAAAGGAGGACTTCTACGTGCAGGACATCGAAATCTGGACTTTTGAGTAA
- the oxr1a gene encoding oxidation resistance protein 1a isoform X2, with translation MDYLLSVTSSGARVVRDAISQRLWPGPGPQTVSIQPLHAGSAHESHINISHTDTGQKKTPEKKDGRRMSFQRPKGTIEYSVESRDTLNSISLKFDTTPNKLVQLNKLFSRAVVPGQVLYVPDPEYVSSVGSSPSLSPVSPLSPSCSEADLEKVTDSDGPSRQDSVQPPVFPALRKSRVVSSTSEEEEALTEKFLKINCKYITDGKGAVSGVLLVTPNNIMFDPHRMDPMVQAHGCEEYGIMCPLEEVQSAAIYKEITDPKIRETVPDDLEPLPPERHPSQQKDPEHRLRDSGANDSGSTAPRSTEGSVSEDVFTESELSPIREEEQASNEDLRLDKSSGTSTESVLTITQVESAAKAPDGAGSSASQAEEPALTIPEDNPPDTATKNKSQSPLGSKQHSEERPPSTPTTTSSTSQGQDPSGSTSRPGSQSLATPDATATTLVSVSPKEEANDRSDVPKTDNMQQDKEEKENMEETPKQNSAEGTGCAEKKQPRSHKFLCLRVGKPMKKTFVSNASASMQQYAQQGKKHEYWFAVPQERSDHLYVFFMQWSPDMYGEGVRGMEQEPGFMVVKKNEVSESAEDEPITDLNVKEWEVVSLTEYHRRIDALNSEDLRSLCKRLQITTKEEVNSQHGPSIKAELEPETFKPNLKESSDLLEADQIEKLAKNLPPRTIGYPWTLAFSTSKHGMSIKTLYRAMQSQDTPVLMVIKDSDGQVFGALASEPFKVSDGFYGTGETFLFTFNPEFEVYRWTGDNMFFIKGDMDSLAFGGGSGEFGLWLDGDLYHGRSHSCKTFGNPMLSKKEDFYVQDIEIWTFE, from the exons ATGGATTATTTACTCTCCGTTACGAGCAGCGGCGCCAGAGTTGTCAGGGACGCGATATCCCAGCGACTGTGGCCCGGTCCGGGACCCCAGACGGTCTCGATTCAACCCCTGCACGCTGGGTCTGCGCATGAGAGCCACATAAACATCTCTCACACAG ATACCGGCCAGAAGAAGACTCCAGAAAAGAAGGATGGGAGACGCATGTCCTTCCAGAGACCCAAAGGGACCATTGAATATTCA GTGGAATCGAGGGACACGTTGAACAGCATCTCACTCAAGTTTGACACGACACCCAACAAGCTGGTCCAGCTGAACAAGCTGTTCTCCAGAGCTGTGGTGCCTGGCCAG GTTCTGTACGTTCCTGATCCTGAGTACGTCTCCAGTGTTGGAAGCTCCCCTTCCCTCAGTCCCGTCagccccctctctccctcctgctcagAAGCCGATTTAGAGAAGGTGACG GACTCCGATGGCCCGTCCAGACAAGACAGCGTCCAGCCTCCTGTGTTCCCGGCCCTGCGCAAGTCCAGAGTGGTGTCGTCCACCtccgaagaggaggaggctctCACAGAGAAGTTCCTCAAGATAAACTGCAAATACATCACCGATGGCAAG GGTGCAGTTAGTGGGGTGTTGCTGGTCACACCCAACAACATCATGTTTGACCCTCACCGGATGGACCCCATGGTTCAGGCCCACGGGTGCGAGGAGTACGGCATCATGTgtcctctggaggaggtgcagtcTGCCGCCATCTACAAAGAGATCACTGACCCCAAGATCAGAGAGACTGTGCCAGa TGATCTCGAGCCTCTGCCTCCTGAGCGACATCCCTCTCAGCAGAAAGACCCGGAGCATCGCCTGAGGGACTCCGGGGCCAACGACAGCGGCAGCACGGCTCCGCGTAGTACTGAAGGCTCCGTCTCTGAAGACGTCTTCACCGAGTCTGAGCTGTCCCCCATccgggaggaggagcaggcgtcTAATGAGGACCTCCGCCTGGACAAGTCCTCTGGCACATCCACGGAGTCCGTGCTAACCATCACACAGGTGGAGTCTGCCGCAAAGGCCCCAGATGGTGCCGGTAGCTCCGCCAGCCAAGCGGAGGAACCTGCGCTAACAATACCAGAGGACAATCCACCAGACACTGccacaaaaaataaaagccaatcCCCCTTGGGATCAAAGCAGCACAGTGAAGAGAGGCCGCCAAGCACACCAACGACCACCAGCAGCACTAGCCAGGGCCAGGATCCCAGCGGCAGCACCTCACGTCCAGGGTCCCAAAGCTTGGCCACCCCTGATGCCACGGCTACCACCTTAGTCTCAGTCAGTCCAAAAGAGGAAGCCAACGACAGGTCGGATGTCCCCAAAACAGACAATATGCAacaagacaaagaggaaaaggagaacatggaggagacaCCAAAGCAGAACTCTGCAGAGG GTACCGGCTGTGCAGAGAAGAAGCAGCCTCGCTCTCACAAGTTTCTATGTCTGCGGGTGGGGAAGCCCATGAAGAAGACCTTTGTCTCCAACGCCAGTGCCTCCATGCAGCAGTACGCCCAGCAGGGCAAGAAGCACGAGTACTGGTTCGCTGTGCCGCAGGAGAG GTCAGACCACCTTTACGTCTTCTTCATGCAGTGGAGCCCTGACATGTACGGTGAGGGCGTCAGAGGGATGGAACAGGAACCTGGCTTTATGGTTGTCAAGAAGAATGAGGTGTCCGAGTCAGCCGAGGACGAGCCCATTACTGATCTCAATGTTAAGGAATGGGAG GTAGTGTCTCTGACGGAGTACCACCGTCGGATCGATGCGCTTAACAGTGAAGATCTGCGCTCGCTCTGCAAACGACTCCAG attacCACCAAAGAAGAGGTTAATTCTCAGCATGGCCCATCAATCAAGGCAGAGTTGGAGCCAGAAACATTCAAACCCAACCTCAAAGAATCCAGTGATCTTCTGGAGGCCGACCAGATAGAGAAG CTCGCCAAGAATCTCCCTCCGCGGACAATCGGCTACCCGTGGACGCTGGCTTTCAGCACCTCGAAGCACGGCATGAGCATTAAGACGCTGTACAGAGCGATGCAGAGCCAGGACACGCCGGTGCTCATGGTCATCAAGGACAGCGACGGCCAG GTGTTTGGTGCGTTGGCATCGGAGCCCTTTAAAGTCAGCGATGGGTTTTACGGCACAGGAGAGACCTTCCTATTCACCTTTAACCCAGAGTTTGAG GTGTACAGATGGACAGGCGACAACATGTTCTTCATCAAGGGAGACATGGACTCATTAGCATTCGGTGGAGGAAG CGGCGAGTTCGGCCTGTGGCTGGACGGCGACCTCTACCACGGCAGGAGTCACTCCTGTAAGACATTCGGGAACCCCATGCTCTCAAAAAAGGAGGACTTCTACGTGCAGGACATCGAAATCTGGACTTTTGAGTAA